One genomic window of Candidatus Pseudobacter hemicellulosilyticus includes the following:
- a CDS encoding DUF1573 domain-containing protein yields the protein MKHLFLALSVMAISATGFAQTAKTAETAVKFKEVTHDFGKIKQNAPVTFDFVFTNVSDKPVVIEAATASCGCTTPVKPEAPIAKGKTNKITAGFNAAALGPFSKNITIKVAGIDMPLDLKITGEVLNETDYAKYEKEKGAKKG from the coding sequence ATGAAACATTTATTCCTGGCTTTAAGCGTGATGGCCATTTCCGCCACTGGATTTGCACAAACAGCCAAGACCGCTGAAACTGCTGTGAAATTCAAGGAAGTGACGCACGACTTCGGGAAGATCAAACAGAACGCACCTGTAACCTTTGACTTTGTTTTCACCAACGTTTCTGACAAACCCGTAGTGATTGAAGCGGCTACTGCCAGCTGCGGTTGCACTACCCCCGTTAAACCGGAAGCTCCTATAGCCAAAGGCAAGACCAACAAGATCACTGCCGGCTTTAACGCCGCCGCTCTCGGACCCTTCAGCAAGAACATCACCATCAAAGTTGCTGGTATTGATATGCCGCTGGACCTCAAGATCACCGGCGAAGTGCTGAATGAAACCGATTATGCTAAATACGAAAAAGAAAAAGGCGCTAAAAAAGGTTAA
- a CDS encoding DUF1573 domain-containing protein, whose protein sequence is MKNWSTLLLLIFLAAGASAQTGGSAATATPPETLQLKESGFDFGKIPQGRPVTHIFEIVNTGSKPLLLDNVQATCGCTTPEWSRAPIKPGATAQIKVGYNAAADGYFTKSITIQYNSNQTKVLTITGNVYRSATTSAPANASLSLLKYQQQ, encoded by the coding sequence ATGAAAAATTGGTCAACGCTTCTCCTCCTGATTTTCCTGGCCGCCGGCGCTTCTGCCCAGACGGGAGGCAGTGCTGCAACAGCTACTCCGCCGGAAACGCTTCAGTTGAAAGAGTCCGGTTTTGACTTTGGAAAGATCCCCCAGGGAAGGCCCGTTACCCATATTTTTGAGATCGTGAACACTGGCAGCAAACCGTTGTTATTGGACAATGTGCAGGCTACCTGCGGTTGTACTACCCCCGAGTGGAGCCGCGCACCGATTAAACCCGGAGCCACCGCACAGATCAAAGTAGGATACAATGCTGCAGCAGACGGTTATTTTACCAAATCCATTACCATTCAGTACAACAGCAACCAGACCAAAGTACTGACCATTACCGGTAATGTATACAGATCAGCTACAACCTCTGCACCGGCAAATGCGTCTTTATCATTATTAAAATATCAACAACAATAA